Proteins co-encoded in one Desulfitobacterium hafniense DCB-2 genomic window:
- a CDS encoding deoxycytidylate deaminase, producing the protein MKELERPSWDEYFMQMAQVVAGRSTCLRRQVGAVIVKDKQILSTGYNGSPTGLSHCAQKGCLRQQLGIPSGERTEICRAVHAEQNALVQAAKHGVSINGADIYTTFQPCVLCTKLLINAGIKRVFFLYPYPDSLALEMAAEAELELIQLEFPNSI; encoded by the coding sequence ATGAAAGAGTTAGAACGGCCCAGTTGGGATGAATATTTTATGCAGATGGCACAAGTTGTAGCCGGACGCTCCACCTGCCTGCGCCGTCAAGTGGGCGCTGTGATCGTCAAGGATAAGCAGATCCTCAGCACCGGTTATAACGGCAGTCCTACAGGATTGAGTCACTGTGCCCAAAAAGGCTGCCTCAGACAGCAGCTGGGTATTCCTTCCGGAGAACGGACAGAGATTTGCCGGGCGGTCCATGCGGAGCAAAATGCTTTGGTTCAGGCAGCCAAGCATGGGGTTTCTATTAATGGAGCGGATATCTATACCACATTTCAGCCCTGTGTGCTTTGCACGAAGCTCCTCATTAATGCCGGGATAAAGCGGGTCTTTTTCCTGTATCCCTACCCGGATTCACTGGCTTTGGAGATGGCGGCCGAGGCTGAGCTGGAACTTATTCAGCTGGAATTTCCCAACTCAATATAA
- a CDS encoding L-threonylcarbamoyladenylate synthase, translating to MQTKRVTIDAQHPQTEWIKEAAQLIREGQLVALPTETVYGLGANAMDAHACQEIFKVKGRPQDNPLIVHISDLAMVKRLVEEWTPQAALCADKFWPGPLTLVLEKTAFVPDVVSGGLGTVAIRMPQHPVALELIKEAGVPIAAPSANLSGKPSPTRGIHVWKDLKGKIPLILDGGPCAVGVESTVLDLTGEVPTILRPGGITKEQLEEVLGEVAVDRPAPDQAPKAPGMKYRHYAPKGELTLLIGERKNVIRKIKDELRKGHSRLKKVGILCTLESAPELHSQLPDLLFVLGSEHHPEEVAGNLYQGLRLCDEQGMDMILAEGVSEKGLGFAIMNRLQKASGQRVMRV from the coding sequence TTGCAAACAAAACGGGTGACGATCGATGCACAGCATCCTCAGACAGAGTGGATTAAAGAGGCAGCCCAGCTGATTCGCGAAGGGCAATTGGTGGCCTTGCCCACGGAGACGGTCTATGGTTTAGGGGCTAATGCCATGGATGCCCATGCCTGCCAGGAGATTTTTAAAGTCAAGGGCAGACCTCAGGATAATCCTCTGATCGTTCATATCTCAGACTTGGCAATGGTCAAAAGGCTGGTGGAGGAATGGACCCCTCAAGCAGCCCTTTGTGCAGATAAGTTTTGGCCGGGTCCCTTGACCCTGGTCCTGGAAAAGACCGCCTTTGTACCGGATGTGGTCAGCGGGGGCTTAGGAACTGTGGCCATTCGGATGCCCCAACACCCGGTGGCTCTGGAGCTCATTAAGGAGGCCGGGGTTCCCATCGCTGCCCCCAGTGCCAATCTTTCCGGGAAGCCCAGCCCTACCCGGGGAATTCACGTCTGGAAGGATTTAAAGGGCAAGATTCCCCTGATCTTGGATGGGGGACCTTGCGCCGTGGGTGTTGAATCCACAGTCCTGGATTTGACAGGTGAAGTGCCGACCATCCTTCGTCCGGGAGGCATCACCAAAGAGCAGCTGGAGGAAGTCTTGGGAGAAGTGGCGGTGGATCGCCCTGCACCGGATCAGGCACCGAAGGCTCCCGGCATGAAATACCGCCATTATGCCCCCAAGGGGGAGCTGACCTTGCTTATTGGTGAGAGGAAAAACGTGATCCGCAAAATAAAAGACGAGCTTCGCAAGGGGCATTCCCGGTTGAAGAAGGTAGGCATTCTCTGCACCCTGGAAAGTGCGCCAGAGCTGCACAGCCAGCTTCCGGATCTGCTCTTTGTCTTAGGATCGGAGCATCATCCTGAAGAGGTAGCCGGGAACCTCTACCAGGGTTTAAGGCTCTGTGATGAGCAGGGCATGGATATGATCCTGGCCGAAGGAGTTTCCGAAAAGGGTCTGGGTTTCGCCATCATGAACCGGCTGCAGAAGGCTTCCGGACAGAGGGTTATGCGGGTGTAA
- the glyA gene encoding serine hydroxymethyltransferase — protein MDYIKEWILPQDPEVAEAIAQEEQRQRYKIELIASENFVSRAVMAAQGSVLTNKYAEGYPGKRYYGGCEYVDIVEDLARERVKKLFGAEHANVQPHSGAQANTAVYFAMLKPGDTVLGMNLSHGGHLTHGSPVNISGMYYNFVAYGVDQVTERIDYDVVRQLALEHRPKLIVAGASAYPRQIDFARLREIADEADSYFMVDMAHIAGLVAAGLHQNPVPYAHFVTTTTHKTLRGPRGGLILCQEEFAKAIDKAIFPGIQGGPLMHVIAAKAVAFGEALKPEFVEYQKRIVENAKVLSETLAEKGFRIVSGGTDNHLMLVDVRSKGLTGKEAEYILDEVGITVNKNTIPYDPASPMVTSGIRIGTPAVTSRGMDTLAMKKIAAAIDIALSEPNEAGAAKARDMVAALCAEYPLYPNLD, from the coding sequence ATGGATTATATTAAGGAATGGATTCTCCCTCAGGATCCCGAAGTGGCGGAGGCTATTGCCCAGGAGGAACAAAGGCAGCGCTATAAAATCGAGCTGATTGCCTCAGAGAATTTTGTGAGCCGAGCGGTCATGGCCGCCCAGGGTTCCGTTCTTACCAATAAGTATGCGGAAGGATATCCGGGAAAACGCTATTATGGCGGCTGTGAGTATGTGGATATCGTTGAGGATCTGGCCCGGGAGCGGGTGAAAAAGCTTTTTGGTGCGGAACATGCCAATGTCCAGCCTCATTCCGGCGCCCAGGCTAATACCGCTGTATATTTTGCCATGCTTAAACCCGGGGATACGGTTCTCGGCATGAATCTTTCCCATGGGGGTCATTTAACCCACGGCAGCCCGGTGAATATCTCCGGGATGTATTATAACTTTGTCGCCTATGGGGTGGATCAAGTCACCGAACGCATTGATTATGATGTGGTGCGCCAATTAGCCCTTGAGCATCGCCCTAAGCTGATTGTAGCGGGAGCCAGTGCCTATCCCAGACAAATCGACTTTGCCCGCTTAAGAGAAATTGCCGATGAGGCAGACTCTTACTTCATGGTGGATATGGCCCATATTGCGGGCCTGGTGGCAGCCGGGCTTCATCAAAACCCTGTTCCCTACGCACATTTTGTAACCACCACCACTCATAAAACCCTGCGGGGCCCCCGGGGGGGACTGATTCTATGCCAAGAAGAATTTGCCAAAGCTATCGATAAAGCCATCTTCCCCGGCATTCAGGGCGGCCCGCTGATGCATGTGATCGCGGCTAAGGCTGTTGCCTTCGGCGAGGCTTTAAAGCCGGAATTCGTGGAATATCAAAAACGCATTGTGGAGAATGCTAAAGTATTATCGGAAACTCTGGCGGAAAAAGGCTTCCGCATCGTTTCCGGAGGTACGGACAACCATTTGATGCTTGTGGATGTACGGTCTAAAGGCTTGACAGGGAAAGAAGCAGAGTATATTTTAGATGAGGTCGGTATTACGGTGAATAAGAACACCATCCCCTATGATCCGGCCAGCCCTATGGTAACCAGCGGCATCCGCATCGGCACCCCTGCCGTGACCAGCCGCGGTATGGATACCCTGGCGATGAAAAAGATTGCCGCAGCCATCGACATTGCTTTATCAGAACCCAATGAAGCGGGGGCTGCCAAAGCCCGGGATATGGTTGCAGCACTCTGCGCGGAATACCCGCTCTACCCAAATCTAGATTAG
- a CDS encoding TIGR01440 family protein yields the protein MNFEDMDKAWNQALEEFFAQAGLKPRQIVVLGCSTSEVMGQHIGKASSEEVAEALLPPLLAKVRARELYLAIQACEHLNRALVVEEACVDQYGLDAVTVVPSLLAGGSMAVKAWQNYQAPMMVETIRGHAGIDVGDTFIGMHLRPVVVPIRPSIKSIGHAHLTMARTRPRLIGGPRAMYPVV from the coding sequence ATGAATTTTGAGGATATGGATAAAGCCTGGAATCAAGCTTTAGAAGAATTCTTTGCCCAAGCTGGTTTAAAACCCAGGCAAATCGTCGTGCTTGGCTGCAGTACCAGTGAGGTTATGGGACAACATATCGGGAAGGCAAGCAGCGAAGAGGTGGCAGAGGCCCTTCTTCCCCCTTTATTAGCCAAAGTCAGGGCGCGGGAGCTCTATTTGGCTATTCAGGCCTGTGAACATTTGAACCGCGCTCTGGTGGTGGAAGAAGCTTGTGTGGACCAGTACGGCCTTGATGCCGTAACCGTGGTCCCTTCCCTGCTGGCCGGAGGCTCCATGGCGGTTAAAGCTTGGCAGAACTATCAAGCACCGATGATGGTGGAAACCATCCGCGGGCATGCCGGAATTGATGTAGGAGATACCTTTATCGGGATGCACCTGCGGCCGGTGGTTGTACCCATACGCCCTTCCATTAAGTCAATCGGCCATGCCCACCTTACCATGGCCAGAACCCGGCCGCGGCTGATCGGCGGCCCGAGGGCGATGTACCCCGTAGTATGA
- the rpiB gene encoding ribose 5-phosphate isomerase B: protein MKIALGADHGGYELKNEIRAHLEEQGIEILDFGTNTKDSVEYPRYGFYVGDAVTKGKADLGIVVCGTGLGISIAANKVPGVRAAVCTETYSARMAREHNNANILALGGRVTGLGLALDIVDMFVKTPFAGGRHACRVDLIEAIEKGDTL from the coding sequence TTGAAAATTGCACTAGGAGCAGATCATGGGGGGTACGAACTTAAAAATGAGATTCGTGCCCATTTAGAAGAACAAGGGATTGAGATTCTGGATTTCGGCACCAACACTAAAGATTCTGTGGAGTATCCCAGGTATGGTTTCTATGTAGGTGATGCAGTGACTAAAGGCAAAGCAGACTTAGGAATTGTGGTCTGTGGTACGGGCTTAGGGATCTCCATCGCTGCCAATAAAGTACCAGGGGTTCGTGCTGCAGTCTGCACTGAGACCTATTCCGCACGTATGGCGCGGGAACATAATAATGCCAATATCCTGGCTCTCGGAGGCAGAGTCACCGGTTTGGGCTTGGCCTTGGATATCGTGGATATGTTTGTTAAAACTCCTTTTGCCGGTGGACGACATGCTTGTCGGGTCGATCTCATCGAGGCCATTGAAAAAGGAGATACTCTCTAA
- the glpX gene encoding class II fructose-bisphosphatase, whose translation MERELTMEFARVTEAAALASARWVGRGNKEAADDAAVQAMRSVFDTIRMQGTVVIGEGEMDEAPMLYIGEKVGSGEAPELDVAVDPLEGTNSVAKGLAGAIAVVAIARKGGLLHAPDMYMDKIAVGPLAKGKIHLDAPVQENLANVARALGKSMDDLTVVILDRPRHEKIIHDVREAGARIRLITDGDVSPAVACAIEGTGVDVMMGIGGAPEGVLAAAALRCLGGEMQGRLWPENEEDVLRAQKLGVSDVAKLLTMDDLVCSDDVFFAATGITEGPLLKGVHFTSQGALTHTVVMRGKTGTVRFIEARHRFDKKPAYAMKGAV comes from the coding sequence ATGGAAAGGGAACTCACCATGGAGTTTGCCCGGGTTACAGAGGCAGCAGCGCTGGCTTCGGCCCGCTGGGTTGGCCGCGGGAATAAAGAAGCCGCAGATGATGCGGCAGTACAAGCCATGCGCTCCGTCTTTGACACCATTCGTATGCAGGGAACGGTGGTCATTGGCGAAGGGGAAATGGATGAAGCCCCCATGCTCTATATCGGTGAAAAAGTGGGAAGCGGCGAAGCTCCGGAATTGGATGTGGCCGTGGATCCCCTGGAAGGAACGAATAGTGTCGCCAAGGGCTTAGCCGGTGCTATTGCTGTGGTTGCTATTGCCAGAAAAGGCGGTCTCCTGCATGCCCCGGATATGTATATGGACAAAATCGCCGTCGGCCCCCTGGCCAAAGGCAAAATACACTTGGATGCCCCTGTCCAGGAGAATTTGGCCAATGTAGCCCGGGCTCTGGGCAAGAGTATGGATGACCTTACCGTAGTTATTCTGGACCGTCCCCGTCATGAGAAGATCATTCATGACGTCCGGGAGGCGGGCGCCCGGATTCGCCTGATCACGGATGGTGATGTATCTCCGGCGGTGGCTTGTGCTATTGAAGGAACCGGGGTCGATGTGATGATGGGAATCGGAGGAGCCCCGGAAGGGGTACTGGCTGCAGCTGCGCTGCGGTGTCTGGGCGGAGAGATGCAGGGAAGGCTTTGGCCGGAGAATGAAGAGGATGTTCTGCGGGCCCAGAAGCTGGGCGTCAGTGATGTCGCTAAATTGTTAACGATGGATGATCTGGTCTGCTCTGATGATGTCTTCTTTGCAGCCACCGGTATCACCGAAGGCCCGCTGCTCAAAGGGGTGCATTTTACTTCCCAGGGAGCTCTGACCCATACTGTGGTGATGCGTGGAAAAACGGGGACAGTGCGCTTTATTGAGGCGCGGCATCGTTTTGACAAAAAGCCCGCCTATGCCATGAAGGGTGCTGTGTAG
- a CDS encoding M23 family metallopeptidase produces the protein MNHEGHERRGFCRKGCALLFMCCFWVNAWSLPAFAQEEERVTYSVVTLQAGQSLDDLAQKYQTTRSQILLDNPAVVIAPGATLTIREKTVQGTHEAAEVLSRGTALIWSWPAYGSISSDYGWRKGEFHHGIDLAISHGTEILAARAGKVVKAQWHDIYGLTVLLEHGNGVQSLYAHNQKILVSPGEWVEQGDCIALAGDTGRSTGPHLHFEIRLHGKAVDPKPYLPQNPI, from the coding sequence ATGAATCATGAAGGACATGAGCGGAGAGGCTTTTGTCGTAAAGGGTGTGCTCTCCTGTTCATGTGTTGTTTCTGGGTTAATGCCTGGTCCTTGCCTGCTTTTGCTCAGGAGGAAGAACGGGTTACCTATTCCGTGGTCACGCTCCAGGCGGGGCAAAGCCTTGATGATTTGGCTCAAAAGTATCAGACGACCAGGTCTCAGATTCTGCTGGATAATCCGGCAGTCGTCATAGCTCCCGGGGCGACACTGACCATTCGGGAAAAGACTGTTCAGGGAACTCATGAGGCAGCTGAAGTATTATCCAGGGGAACAGCGCTCATCTGGAGTTGGCCGGCTTATGGCTCCATCAGTTCGGATTACGGCTGGAGAAAGGGAGAATTTCATCATGGCATCGATTTGGCAATCTCCCATGGAACGGAAATCCTCGCCGCTCGGGCGGGCAAGGTAGTCAAGGCTCAATGGCATGATATTTATGGATTGACTGTGCTTTTGGAACATGGCAATGGGGTGCAAAGCCTCTATGCCCATAATCAAAAAATCCTGGTGAGTCCGGGAGAGTGGGTTGAGCAGGGAGATTGCATCGCCCTGGCGGGAGATACGGGAAGAAGTACGGGCCCTCATCTTCATTTTGAGATTCGCCTGCATGGGAAAGCCGTGGACCCCAAGCCCTATTTGCCCCAAAACCCAATCTAA
- the upp gene encoding uracil phosphoribosyltransferase, with protein sequence MAKVHILDHPLIQHKLSLIRDENTGSKDFRELVEEVSMLMAYEVTRDFPLQDVEVKTPVATMTAKAIAGRKVGLIPILRAGLGMVDGMLRLIPTAKVGHVGLYRDPETLKPVEYYCKLPTDVEERDLIVIDPMLATGGSATAAITFLKDRGAKSIKLMCLIAAPEGIKEVQNYHDDVDIFVAAVDDYLNDHGYIIPGLGDAGDRLFGTK encoded by the coding sequence ATGGCAAAAGTTCATATTCTGGATCATCCTTTGATACAGCATAAATTATCCTTAATCCGAGACGAAAATACAGGGTCCAAAGACTTTCGTGAACTGGTAGAAGAAGTTTCCATGCTTATGGCCTATGAAGTGACCCGGGATTTTCCTCTGCAGGATGTGGAAGTAAAGACCCCGGTGGCTACGATGACAGCCAAGGCAATAGCCGGACGCAAAGTCGGGTTGATTCCGATCTTAAGAGCCGGTCTGGGCATGGTGGATGGCATGCTGAGATTAATCCCCACCGCCAAAGTTGGCCATGTGGGGCTTTATCGGGATCCGGAAACACTGAAGCCGGTGGAATACTACTGCAAACTCCCTACCGATGTGGAAGAGCGTGATTTGATCGTCATTGATCCTATGCTGGCTACGGGGGGATCGGCTACGGCAGCCATCACCTTTCTGAAAGACAGGGGAGCAAAAAGCATCAAGCTGATGTGCCTGATCGCTGCTCCGGAAGGGATCAAAGAAGTTCAGAACTACCATGACGATGTGGATATTTTTGTGGCGGCAGTGGACGATTATTTAAACGACCACGGCTATATCATTCCGGGTCTCGGTGATGCCGGGGATCGGTTGTTTGGTACCAAATGA
- a CDS encoding low molecular weight protein arginine phosphatase, giving the protein MRIVFVCTGNTCRSPMAEGLAREILGADIQVESAGLAAWEGEPAAAQAVQVLKEKGIDLTSHQARLARREILASADWIIPMTGAHEVQLKGAFPEFAAKIKRLGRWAGDGKDQDIPDPWGGSVERYRRCAEDMEVLLHKVKASLEGRH; this is encoded by the coding sequence GTGCGAATTGTATTTGTTTGTACCGGCAATACATGCCGGAGCCCCATGGCTGAAGGTTTAGCCAGGGAGATTTTGGGAGCGGATATCCAGGTGGAGTCCGCAGGTTTAGCAGCTTGGGAGGGAGAGCCTGCCGCTGCCCAGGCGGTTCAGGTCTTAAAGGAAAAAGGCATCGATCTCACGTCACATCAAGCTCGCTTGGCTCGCAGGGAAATCCTGGCTTCTGCAGATTGGATTATTCCCATGACCGGTGCTCACGAGGTGCAGCTTAAGGGGGCCTTCCCTGAGTTTGCCGCGAAAATCAAGAGGTTGGGGCGCTGGGCCGGAGACGGAAAAGATCAGGATATTCCGGATCCCTGGGGCGGAAGTGTGGAGCGGTACCGCCGGTGTGCGGAAGACATGGAGGTTTTGCTCCATAAGGTCAAAGCAAGCCTGGAGGGGCGGCATTGA
- a CDS encoding manganese efflux pump MntP family protein has translation MNLAWILALSVALGADAFSLALAIGLVGVGKRMTLRLSLLVAVFHVFMPLGGLFLGQTLGMFLGHLAKGIGALVLLWLGGRMIFHVWRPEAEYIPLSKARANLNRRQLPTGVSLSGIGMYALAASVSLDALSVGFSLGTVDSRIGLTVLVMGTVAGIMMGGGLVLGRYVGSWLGKRAEIVGGFVLVIIGLRMLLG, from the coding sequence TTGAATCTTGCATGGATCTTGGCTCTGTCCGTTGCTTTAGGGGCGGATGCCTTTTCTCTGGCCTTGGCTATCGGCCTGGTAGGAGTCGGAAAAAGGATGACCTTAAGGCTTTCTCTGTTGGTGGCTGTCTTTCATGTTTTTATGCCCTTAGGGGGGCTGTTTTTAGGACAGACTCTGGGAATGTTTCTCGGTCATTTAGCCAAAGGGATAGGTGCCCTGGTGCTCCTCTGGTTAGGGGGACGGATGATTTTCCATGTCTGGAGACCGGAGGCGGAATATATTCCTCTTTCGAAAGCCAGAGCAAATCTTAATCGCCGGCAATTGCCCACCGGGGTTTCCCTGAGCGGCATCGGTATGTATGCTTTGGCAGCCAGTGTAAGCCTGGACGCCCTTAGTGTAGGATTTTCTTTAGGGACAGTGGACAGCCGCATCGGGCTTACGGTTCTGGTTATGGGTACTGTAGCGGGAATCATGATGGGGGGCGGTTTGGTCCTCGGCCGCTATGTAGGTTCCTGGCTGGGAAAACGGGCTGAAATCGTCGGGGGCTTTGTTCTCGTGATCATTGGTCTAAGGATGTTATTGGGATAG
- the rpmE gene encoding 50S ribosomal protein L31: MKEKTHPKYEQTTITCVCGEVIPTGSTKKDIKVEICSKCHPFYTGVQRFVDAGGRVDRFKKKYGM, translated from the coding sequence ATGAAAGAAAAGACACACCCTAAATATGAACAAACCACTATCACTTGTGTCTGTGGAGAAGTTATTCCTACCGGCAGCACAAAGAAAGATATTAAGGTGGAAATTTGTTCTAAGTGCCATCCCTTCTATACCGGTGTTCAACGTTTTGTAGATGCTGGTGGACGAGTGGATCGCTTTAAGAAAAAATACGGCATGTAA
- the prmC gene encoding peptide chain release factor N(5)-glutamine methyltransferase, with the protein MRIIDALLWGEQELNLAQVDNPRWDADLLLGHILSLRREQLYLEREQTLGPEQEAAYQQMISRRARREPLQYIVKHQEFMGLDFYVDERVLIPRADTEILVEKVLELKKEWQHSADRGGSEESPHIADLCTGSGALAISIAHFWPQAEVVGTDLSRDALDVARFNGERLGVRIQWRQGDFLEPLRGDSWDLIVSNPPYVTQAEYGELAPELAKEPRMAFLGGADGLDFYRELAREGRSLLREKGIILMEIGWQQGNSVAELFQQQGFQTQILQDLGGRDRVVFAR; encoded by the coding sequence ATGCGGATCATTGATGCTCTTTTATGGGGAGAGCAGGAATTAAACCTTGCCCAAGTGGACAATCCGCGCTGGGATGCGGATCTCCTGCTTGGGCATATTCTCAGCTTAAGGCGGGAACAACTTTATTTGGAGAGAGAGCAAACCCTTGGCCCTGAGCAGGAGGCTGCTTATCAACAGATGATTAGCCGCAGGGCCAGGCGGGAACCTCTTCAATACATTGTAAAGCACCAGGAATTTATGGGGCTTGATTTTTATGTGGATGAAAGAGTTCTGATTCCCAGGGCAGACACAGAGATCCTCGTGGAAAAGGTCCTGGAATTAAAAAAGGAATGGCAGCATTCAGCGGATAGGGGAGGTAGCGAGGAATCCCCCCACATCGCGGATCTCTGCACAGGCAGCGGAGCTTTGGCGATCAGTATTGCTCACTTTTGGCCTCAGGCTGAAGTTGTTGGGACAGACTTATCCAGGGATGCCCTGGATGTGGCACGGTTCAATGGCGAGCGGCTTGGGGTGCGGATCCAATGGCGTCAAGGGGATTTTTTAGAACCCCTTCGCGGGGATAGCTGGGATCTTATCGTAAGCAATCCGCCCTATGTAACCCAGGCAGAATATGGGGAACTGGCCCCGGAACTAGCTAAAGAACCGCGGATGGCTTTTCTGGGCGGAGCAGACGGCCTGGATTTTTATCGGGAGCTGGCCCGGGAAGGCCGTTCCCTGCTCAGGGAGAAGGGTATAATCCTGATGGAGATCGGTTGGCAGCAAGGAAATTCGGTGGCAGAACTTTTTCAGCAACAGGGCTTCCAGACTCAGATCCTTCAGGATTTGGGGGGAAGAGATCGGGTAGTTTTCGCGAGGTGA
- the prfA gene encoding peptide chain release factor 1, whose protein sequence is MQRKLIEIERRYDELTQLLSDPEVIGNQSEWQKYAKAQAGMTDIVEAFREYSEVVKHLEETQGLLEEKLDPEFKEMAELELEELTEKRDELEEKMRILLLPKDPNDDKNVIMEIRAGAGGEEAALFAGDLYRMYTKYAEHQGWRTELLSASYTDIGGFKEIIFLIEGQGAYSKLKFESGVHRVQRVPTTESGGRIHTSTTTVAVLPEAEEVDVAINPNDLRIDIFCSSGPGGQSVNTTQSAVRITHVPTGTVVSCQDEKSQLKNKEKALRVLRARLLERAQEEAMGELASERRSQVGTGDRSERIRTYNFPQGRVTDHRIGLTLHRLDSILLGELDEVINALITTDQAERLKSEA, encoded by the coding sequence ATGCAAAGAAAATTAATTGAAATTGAAAGGCGCTATGACGAGCTGACCCAGCTCTTAAGCGATCCTGAGGTCATCGGCAACCAGAGCGAATGGCAAAAATATGCCAAAGCTCAAGCGGGAATGACGGATATTGTGGAAGCCTTCCGTGAGTATTCTGAAGTTGTGAAACATCTGGAAGAGACACAGGGACTGCTTGAGGAAAAGTTAGACCCTGAATTTAAGGAAATGGCTGAGCTGGAGCTTGAGGAACTCACCGAAAAGCGGGATGAGCTGGAAGAGAAAATGAGAATTCTGCTCTTGCCCAAAGACCCTAATGATGATAAAAACGTCATTATGGAAATCCGTGCCGGTGCGGGGGGCGAAGAGGCGGCGCTTTTTGCCGGGGATCTCTATCGCATGTACACCAAATACGCTGAACACCAAGGCTGGCGCACAGAGCTTTTAAGCGCCAGTTACACCGATATCGGGGGCTTTAAAGAAATTATTTTCCTTATCGAAGGACAAGGAGCTTATAGCAAGCTGAAGTTTGAAAGCGGCGTTCATCGGGTGCAGCGGGTACCCACGACAGAGTCCGGCGGCCGGATTCATACCTCCACCACCACGGTGGCGGTGCTTCCCGAGGCGGAAGAAGTGGATGTTGCCATCAACCCCAACGATTTGCGCATTGATATCTTCTGCTCCAGCGGTCCCGGGGGACAGTCGGTCAATACCACTCAATCCGCGGTTCGCATCACCCACGTTCCCACAGGTACTGTTGTCTCCTGCCAAGACGAGAAGTCTCAGCTGAAGAACAAAGAAAAAGCCCTGCGGGTTCTGCGGGCCCGTCTCCTGGAGCGTGCTCAGGAAGAGGCTATGGGCGAATTGGCCAGTGAGCGCCGCAGTCAGGTGGGAACCGGGGATCGCAGTGAGCGAATCCGCACCTATAACTTCCCTCAAGGCCGGGTGACAGACCACCGTATCGGCTTGACCCTCCATCGCCTGGATTCCATCTTGTTAGGAGAGCTGGATGAGGTGATCAATGCCTTGATTACAACGGATCAAGCCGAGCGTCTGAAATCGGAGGCATAA